In Stigmatopora nigra isolate UIUO_SnigA chromosome 21, RoL_Snig_1.1, whole genome shotgun sequence, the genomic stretch aataattgtcattttctattcaatttttttctgtgtttttagataaaaaatcatctaaaaatatattttaaaaaaatcttaaatagaTTTCAACCACAATGGGGTAatcattaaattgaattgttATTATAAACAAGTACATAGAGACTTTAAAGTGTTTGCAATGAATGTactatttattattcttttccttaaaaaatgaatatgtattTGTTCCTGGAAGTGTCTGAcatgtcattgtttttgtgtctgtgaaaggATGAAGAGAATCGGCGTCACGCATCGATCACAGAGGCCAAACAATCCAACTTGGAGGCTCAGTTACACACGGAAAGAGAAGCCCTGGAACGCAAAGAGAAGGAGGTAGGAGGTTCCACCATTCCTCTCACTCGTTTTCGCCTCACCGTGGCGGGGTCTCCCACAGATCTGTCATCTAGAGGAGCAGCTGGAGCAGTTCCGAGAGGAGCTGGAGAACAAGAACGAGGAGGTGCAGCAGCTCCACATGCAGCTGGAGATCCAGCGTAAGGAGATCTGCAGCCAGCAGCAGTTCTTGGAGACCAGGGAGAGCATGCTTCAGGTAACCTAcaccttacatttgcatactttACATTGACATGGTTGGtcaaaaaatgcattgaagGAGCTGATATGGATATGCCTCTCACTTTCAAATCTCCTTTTTCATCAGGCTATTTTTAAGGGATGCTAAAGTGATATTTGAGTGCTTAGTACTTTATCCAATCAGGGCTcacaattttgtaaaaaaaaatacatgctgtATGGTATTACCCTGggatttttccaatttttttctaatcACTGTGTGCACATGATAGCATAGTTTAGGCTAATGATAGATTTTAATGGGATGTTTGCTGAGAAATTCATCAAAGTATGAAACTTAACTGTAGGGAAAATGTATCTTGTCACTCAGAATATCTTGCTGTCAACACAAAGGTTGGCAgtgttttcacttaaaaaattctggtttgtgtacttttaaagtcaatttatttGAAGTATGCAATACTTTTTCTACCATGATTTTTCCCTACTACCGAATATATGTCTAAATTAAGGTTGTTAAGCACTGTGATGGTCAACAAACAATACTAGACTAGAATAGAAATGTGAGCCGTTTCCATGCCTGCCAGATCACTACGGAAACGTATGCGTTTAGTCACTGGTGGGACAACTCTATTTTTGTGACATGTTCATTCCATCACGTTATAATCTCTTGACTTTTGAAGGTGATGGAGGAGAAGGACAGGGCTATAGCACTTCTTAATGAACAGAACTCTAAGCTCCAACACTTGGAGAAAGCATCTGGCAACAAGGTAACGAGCCATGTCTATGCACGCCAGGAATAGAAGTCACAAAACCATCTACTATTGCTTGTGCGCATAGCTCCATGGTCGTGTGtgctgttttcatattttttggtgacatccatttttttttggtgttgtgtTTGTCTTTGGTAAGTAAATTCATGTCCTCGTTTTGTGGTGCCTTGTTccaaattttttggactttctGTGTTTTGGTTCATATGTAACACAGAGGTGGGCTCAACGGAAGTCGAAAGGTCTTGCTAAGTTAACTTGGTTAACCcatggatgggcaaacttttcagccggggggtcacattgactttagaaatttgacagatgggccgggtcatcacaagatacgatacatataaaaaagtgcatccgttaacagtatatatgaaacataaacaaggccgtagtttgcccatgtctggattaacccattagctgccattgacgatgataagACGTACATTCCATTTTGACCGGAGAGGGCCGGCATCGAATCATCGTCTACGTGCCTCCTGCTCAACGTGGACgactttttccattttgcaCCCACCTCTGTTATCATCTAACTCAATGTCCTAACTCGTTTTTACTCTAAAGGAGGtggtgacatttattttttctataatGACTTACGATGTCCtgctcatttttttagggaatcGATCGACGGGATGCGCTAATAAACGACCTGGAGTCGCAGGTGGAGTGCTTCAAAAGCGAGCAGGAACGCCTCAAACGGAACAACGAGGAGGAACTGGAACAGCTGAACTCTGTCATTGAGAAACTTCAGCAGGAGTTGGTAAACATGGAGCGCAAGGAGGACGTGGAGGCCCACGCTGGAGAGCAATATGATGAGATGAAGCAGAGGATGGACACGGTCACCGGTGAGTTCAGCGCCCTCAAACTGGAACACGCCGAGCTGCTGGAGATCCACCAACGCTCGAAGGAGAGCGGAGAGAACTCTGAGGAACTCTCTGAGAGTCTAAGACAGAGGACAGCCAGCCTTTTGGTGGCCCAGGCCCAAGTCAAAGCTCTGGAAAAGAGCGCCGCGTCCAACGTAGATGAGCTCCAGGTCCGCATCCGGGAGCTGGAAAACCAGAATGACACCCAAGTACGGGAGAAGGTTGCCTCGGAGGTGGTGAACCAGATCACCCTGGAAGCCCTCCAGAAGCAGATATCCAAAGACCACTCACATGACAAGGTGAGGCAACTGAACCAGAAGCTTGGCGAACTGGAAACCAGTTTAGGAGGCATCGAAAGGAACGACAAGCACCGCAAACAGCTCCTCTCGAGATCCAGGGAGGAGTTGGCCGATTACGAGAGAAGATTGGTGGCACTGGTGGATCTTATGAGACTGGTGGTCGGCACGCATCCGACGATGACGGAAGATCTGAAGGTAAAATAGTTTAACGAAGGGCACTCGTCCAACATTTGTGCCGTAACAAACCATCTCTCTCTTTAAAGCAGGCCTCGGTGGCCCACCAAGCTCTCCTGTCAGATCTTCAACAGGCTAAAGAGGATTCCCTGGCTGCCAAAAAGCAGCTGGACCACCATGAGGAGGAATGCCACCATCTCAGGGAGCAACTCAAAGTAAGCACTCTAAAATCCAAAGCTATATTTTGCTGACACATTTCTTTCTCCTAGGACAAAACGGGAACTGTAGACAGACTTAAGGAGCAGCTTGAAAAGGTCTTTATCTGCTTTTTACCTATGCTGTAGAAGGTAGCAGACTGATAATTCTCCCGCATGTCTTCTCAGGCATCTTCTGAAGGAGCCaaggagacacaggcactcCGAGAAGAGCTAGCCAAGACCCAGAAGGAAGCGATGGTGGCTAAAGAAGATCTGAGCTCCTGCAAGGAAAACTTGGAGAAGCTCCAGGATCTCCTTGAGGTATGGATTTAGCATTCGCTGACAAAGGTGGAAGCTCTGattcatgtaaaaaatattgtttttgttttaaggaGCGAGAATTGACCATTGCTGGTCTTAAAGAAGATCTCTTACACGTAAGTACAAaggctcccttttttttttaaagcctagAATTAATACTGCATGTTCATATCCAGGTCAAAGCTGAAGAGAACAATGCAGAGAGGACACGCCTTCTCCAGGACCTCCAAGAGGTCCAAAGCAATGCGGACGCCAGCAAAGACCAAGTGGACAGCTACAAATCCCAAAATGAGAGGCTCAATGATGACATTAAAAAGCAAGAACTTTCTATTTCTGAACTTCAAGATGAGCTCCGAGAGCTCCAAAAGAACTTGGAGGTCACAAGAGAAGAAGTTAGCAGCTACAAATCCCACAATGAGAAGCTCCAGGAAGACATCCAGCACCGTGAGGTTTCTATTTCCAAGCTGAAAGAGGAGCTCCAAGAGGTGAGAGAAAATCATCATACATCCACCAAAGAAGTCAACAGTTACAAATCCCACATTGTGAAGCTCCAGGAGGACGTCAGAGTTAGTGAAAATTCCACTAGTCGATTGGAAGAAAAGCTCAAGGAAGTTCAAGGTAACATGGATACCACCAAAGAAGAACTTGACTGTTACAAATCCCGCAATGAGAAGCTCAACGAGGAGATCCAGCAACAAAAGGTCACTATTTCCAAGATCCAAGAGGAGCTCCTGAAGAACCTGGACTCCACCAATGAACAAGTAAGTAGCTACAAATCCCACAATGAGAAGCTCATCGAGGAGATCCAGCAACAAAAGGTCATTATTTCCCAGCTTGAAGAGAACATCCAGAAGAACGTAGAATCCACCGATGAGCAATTAAGCAGCTACAAATCTCACAATGAGAAGCTCAAAATGGACGTCCAGGTATGTGAGGAATCTATATTGAAGCTTAAAGGAGAACTTCAGGTAGGACAGAAGGATTTTGACTCCACCAAAGAAGAACTGGACAATTATAAGTCCTTCAATGAGAAGCTCCAGGACGATGTTGAAGCTCGGGAGATCTCCATTTCGAAACTCAAAGAGGATCTCCAAGAGGTCAATAAGATGGTGGATTCTACTCAAGAACTGAAAAGTTACAAATCGCAAAATGAAAAGCTTCAGGAGGATCTTCAGGTGCATGAGCTTTCTATTACTAAATTAAAACAGGAGCTCCAAGAATCCCAAAAGACAATGGAGTCCACCAAAGAAGAACTGGAAAGTTACAAATCCCACAATGAGAAGATCCAGGAGGAGATCCAATCCCGTGAAGCCACCATTTTAAATCTCAAAGTGGAACTCCAAGAGCTCCAGAAAAACGTGGACTCCACTCTTCAACTACGGAGCGCCAAATCTAATAATGAGGAGCAGGGACTTGATGAAGGTGGCGTTTTCAAGCTGAAAAAAGAACTTCAGGAGCTCAAGAAGTTTGCCGACACCACCAAAGAAGAACTGAGAAATTCCAAATCCCACAACGAGAAGCTCAAAGTTGAGCTCCGCGAGGCGCGAGCAGCTGCCACAAAGGCGACTcgctcctcctcctcggcgTCTCCTTCTCCCGTCGCCTCCCCTCAgcctttctcctcctcttcccaaACCAAGAGGAAAGCGAGCGGCAAACTGCCTCTTCCCAAAGTGAGCAAAGAAAAGGCCACGCCCCTTTCACGAAAAGCCATCACACCCTCCGCAAGTCCCGAGCCTGGCGCCTCCGACGCCACTACCCAGACGGCCGCCGACGAGGACCTCATAGACGTCGTGGGCGAGTTCCGGGAGAAGGTGGTCCAGATGCGGGAGCTTCACGCGGCTGAGATCTTGGACATGGAGGCCCGGCACATATCGGAGAGCGACGCCCTGCGCCGTGACGTGCAACACCTGGAAGAGGAGTGCAAAACACTGAAAGTTGTTATTGACAAGCTACGCATCTCCGAGGTGAGCTCGGTGATGGATCCGTACAAATGATGGTAAAGCGTTCCATTGCCAAGTGGCAACAATATTTGCAGAAATTCTGATCAAATTCTTTTTTTAGGTACCCTCATCGAGGCAAGATCGACCCCAGTCACTGTTCAAAGATGGCTACACCAGTGGTAAGGTCAATCTTTACCACATTGATGAACAATGCTagcgtgtttgtttgttttcgtcCTTGACACAGACAGCAGTTCGGACTACAGCCAGAGAACCGGATGTGATCATCCCGGTGGGCTTCAGCAGGAGTTTAGGGCCACGCCCGAAGGTGCTGGAAGAGATGCTGATGATTCAGCGTTACCCGACAGGATCAAGGTCTTGATTATTGCTTAAAACTTCCATTGTGAGCTTCCACTGTGACGCAAAGTGTTTCCTCCGTGCAGTCGTTACTGCGGGAAGTCCACCAGGAGGGCATGCAAGTCTTGTCGTTGTCGGATCTTCCCGTTTTGGATGGCGACCCGGGCGGCACCTCAAACGTGTGGCTGAAGCAGAGGGACGCTTTGTTTTCTACTGTGGAATCACTCAAAGGGCTCATTGCTCACATGCAGACCAAAcaggtttgggtttttttggggaaagtTTTCCTATTTCCAAGGCACGAATCAATGGAGACTGCTATTATGTTGTTCTAGATGTCCGGCGATTCTGCTGATTGGCGCGCTGAACTCTTGGAAGCGGTGCGCCAAGTGTTTGTGAAGGAACGCGGCGTGCTCAAGAGTACCCTCTATGGCCAGTTGGACATGGTTGACACCAGTGACGCCGTCATACATCTTAACCAGTTGGAGCTCAAGATTGCTGAGCAGGTGAACAAGATGATATCTCAGATGTGTTTCATTGCCATCTTATTGTTGGTCTTTTCTTAATTGTGTGCAGGATGCTCAACACAAAGAGGCCATGAGTTCTCTCCATGACGCAGACCGCTCCAGCTTAATGGCTGAGATTTATCATCTCCGGGTTCAGCTGGATCACCTTCATCAAGGTGAGGAGTTGATTGGTTTTCACGTGTGATGAGATTAGCACCATGTGAAAAGAAAGAGCTGTTTAATTTCCTCTTTTAGGAGCACGACCCACCGCCAGGGAGCAGCGAGGGGGTGGCGACGCCGACGGCGCGGGCCGCAATGATAGGTTGCTGTTGGAAGAGCTGAAAGGAGAATTGTCCCAGACCAAGTTGGAACTGGAGACCATGCTCATGTCACAACACAAGCACCTTAAGGAACTCGACACACTCAGGTTAAAATGGTGGAAACACAAAAAGTGCTttgcatcactttttttttgattgaatgaACCAAAGATATCATATATGAGACTAGATGTCTTACGCATTGGGCGCACCAATCGATGTAAATGTCGTTACTGGTTGGCTGTCTTAAGGACACATTTGGTCAATTAACATTAAAGTCAATAGGCAATGTGTTTTACATTTCTCAATTCTCAAACGGCttcatttttcataaatgtTGGAAATTTAGTAGTTTTACTGCTCATTTAAAATAGAAACATAAGCCATAATGTACAACCATGTAAAAGCTGTTGTAAACCATACTATGGTCTACTAAGAATTcaacaaattaacattttattgcAATGCGTACACCAGTGACTTACAGCGCTATGAAACATTTGGtagctaaagttttttttttgttttggattgtttttagGGCTGAAGTATCACAGAAGGCCTCCGAGGTGGACGTGCTGAACGAGCAGCTGTTGGAGGAAAGCCGCAAAGGTCGCGAACTTCAGTGGACCGTGGAGAAGGAGCGCTGTCGTGCGGGAAGGAGTGAGGAAAATGCTCAGGAACAACTGGAGGTGAGATTGCCCCTACCCAAAAGCAGTCGCAACCCGTTTTTGACTTTGACTTTCTTTCCAAGGACTTGAACTTGGCTTTGGAGGAGCAGAAAAACCAAGCAGAACAACTGACGGCCGCCTTAGAGCAGGAAAGGCAGGAGTCGGCCCGTCTATGTCAACAAGCCGAGAAGGAGAAACTGGGCCTTCAAAGGCGTCTCCAGGAGCTCCGAGTCCAACTGGAGACCGAGCAATCCAAATCCCAGGAGATGAGGGCTGCACTGGACACGGCCAAGGAGCTGCGCTTAGGTGGAGGCTCGGCTAGCCAGCAAGAGGACATTCTTGAAGAACTTCACAATGAGTTGGATGACAAGCAAGCGCAGGCAAGTGGAGAGGCCTTTTAAGGAGAAAAAATTGTGGATTTCCGATAAGTGACGGTGCCAGAGAtgactgtacatttttttactccagGTCTTGGATCTCCTTGGCGAAATAGAGGCTGCCAAGTTAGAGGTTCTGAGAAAAGACCAAGAGTTAAACCAAGTGAACCTCGAATCCAAGCAGAGCCACGAGGCTTTGCTAGATGTCCAAGCCAGGCTGGAGAGGGTGGAATCCCGGCTATCGGAGACCAGGAACCAGCTGGCGACTGAGGAATCCCGCCGGaggaagctgcaggaggaaaaaaaactggaggaGAGCTCCGCTCGggacagcggcggcggcggatgGGGGACACCGCGTGcccaccaccaacaccaccacGGGCCTTGGCGCACGGCAGACGCCGTCTTGGGGAAACTGCACCTCCTCGCCTCCAAGATCCGCGGCGTGGCTTGCGACGGCGCGGCCCAAATCACCGAGGATGAGCTATCCCTGCTCCGGTCCAGTGTCGATGATGTCATCAGCATGCTGCAGCAATCTCCGGGCCTCCCTTCCATCAACGAGGTTAGCGCGAATGCCCATAATGCATTAAGGTACCCAAAGGAGGAACAATTTTCCACTTTTCCTTTGTTACCCTTCCAATCAGAGCGCCATCCTCTTGGCGGGAGGTTCCTCTTCGGGCTCCTCCCTGACCGAGCGTCTCCTCCGTCAAAATGCCGAGCTCACAGGTTTCGTGGGCCGCTTGACGGAAGAGAAGAACGACTTGAGGAACCAGACGCTGAGCCTCGAGGAACAACTCCGCTGCTGTCGGCACGCCGGCGACACGGTAAGTGGGACCACCACCACGCCGCCGATGATTTATTCCGGATTGACCGAACGTCCACCTCTGATTCCAAATACCAGTCCGGCGGACGGAAAGAAGCGTCCGGGCCGGACTTAACCGACATGGCGATGCTCACTCGAGAAAAAGAGACCTGGAGTCAAGAGAAGGTCCGTTTGGAGAAGGCTTTGGATCAGGCCCTCGCTCAGGTGGCCCGACTCAAAGGGGAGATGAGGAGCGAAATGCTGAGGGAAATAACTGGACCAGAGGCAGACAATGCCTTGCTGAAGGTCAGACCATTCAAACCACACATGCTACAAGACCTTTTCTAGTGGACTGTGTCCTTAGTTTGGACTTTTGTGTCCGCGCAGAAAATGTACGGTCGATATCTGCGCTCCGAGAGTTTCCGGAAGGCTCTGATCTACCAGAAGAAGTACCTGCTGCTCCTCTTAGGAGGCTTCCAAGAATGCGAGGAAGCCACTCTGGCGCTGCTGTCCCGCATGGGAGGACGGCCCCTGGACGGACCACGGGGCCAACGCGGGAGGGGGCTAACGCGCTTCCGCTCGGCCGTGCGCGTCTCCATCGCCCTTTCCAGGTCAGACAatgcactaaaaaaaaatgaatggacttTTTGcccagcttgttttttttgttctcttctCTAGAATGCGTTTCTTGGTCAAACGATGGCATAAAACCACAGGCACGTCCAACATTTGCTGCATTTCCCAGAAAAGTGACACCACACGgattattggtaaaaaaatatatattgggaGGAGCTACATCTCAACACAAGGGGTGTGTTGacacaatttttatttgatctttAGGCACCGACGAGAGAGATCACCTCCACCCTGGCGTCGACGTCTTCCGGGAACGAGGAGGGAGCTCAAGCAGGGGACGAAGTGGGCGAGAATCCCCCAGATCGCCCGGCTCCGCTGCACAGCACAGGTAAGGCGAGATCCCAGAAGCGTCAGGCTGAGGCCGAACCACGTCTCTTCCCATTCACGTTCCGTCCCTCACTCGTTGAAGGTTTCACGCGGCTGGAGACCAAGGGATGCTGACTTGCTCCCACCTGCAGAGCTATGACCCTGACCGGGCCCTCACCGACTACATATCCAGACTGGAGGCCCTTCAGAGGAGATTAGGGAGCGTCACACCAGGTCCTCCTCGCTTATTTGCACCATGCCGCGCGTATACCAccgtttttaatgcattttttgttgcaGGTGCCTCATCTTCACTCGCACCACTGCACTTCAGCTTGAGAAGATAAAATGCCGAACAAAACGACATGAGTTGCCTTTTACcatgaaaactgtttttttccccacatggaccaaaatgattttgtctttttcttcggaaatacacaaaaaaatatcagtgtGCACTCGAATGACGTGTAATTTAATTCAATCAGAAGTGATGTACATTTTGTTTATGGGTAATTTAAGCAATGGTTTCCTGAGAttaatttatgtttatgtttgcGCGGGTGATGGTTGGCTGAACTGGATTCTTCTATGTACTTGATTTGTTTCAAGGCCTGAACACTATTTGTAGAGAGCCTATTTTTATAGATGCTTTTCTGgctattttgtcaaaaacaaataaaggagAAGATTTCAGTTcgtctttttttttgaaaataccaATTGTTTAGGTTAACCCATATGCTATTTTCAGGTTGAcaacattttacaaaacaatGACAGAAGCTCTGAATCatttccacttttaaaaatgtatttttaacttaCTCTTTTTTTGTTAC encodes the following:
- the akap9 gene encoding A-kinase anchor protein 9 isoform X5, giving the protein MEDDERQKKLETGKAKLAEYRQRKAYADSQRKKKKKKKSEEHSETACSPDNDDQAVGGQAGTREAPTLSEGSFAKTLRSGETIKHEQTYTIEPESEVSTTADDNSSEQVNGCREMMADLVTSSFTDFFWEEAEREVTKGGKIQAVKEALAAKSRAVEELSRELQDIRAAFGTEGVQKLQDFEAALKQRDGIITQLTANLQQARKEKDEIMREFLMLTEQSQKLQIQFQQLQAGEALRNTSHSSTAADLLQAKQQLAQYQLQLDEVKMEAGKNQEESDQQRELIGQLQIKISDLELSGRRSVESFTQKLSEKDTLIAQKEKVIMNQDQSLTELRAAQESLATTLKDKNLLLSEQTASLNLFREEVAILGQSGNDIRASDEKDLIIAEQERVISDRDCSLSRLEQELELSRQSLRGLQQRVSAKESELEKYVADLQDTKRDLESSKGEIESCKSQLEKARGDLQSCQSELEGSRQKERTSSDEIKQLMGTVEDLQRRRHRDSLTEGDLVQRMQQDADRKLDLLRAELDEMYGQQIVHMKQELNLRNTARLEEAMVEHQVAMQRQLNEAEVLKEQNSKAKETLAQKIQELQVALAQSASEFNREKLDLQVELQNLRGDLRSAKEKAQLASDHLISRENQEEDVRRLMVTVDDLQRQLAGAEEAAREVEDQHESETTNYKIKLEMLEREKDAVLDRMAESQEAELERLRTQLLFSHEEELTLLRQDLRREGFLNAENLLNEASVKHQKSLDDLRRANEEQVALSQRENAAFSQERQDLLRQIHSLKEDLEMASNNSRSDELEKQVQELQVELEVLRQVGDERARLENENQTLLKNSELLEEKERQWKDRQKGHDEKILEIERVASQLKEEMETQRMTFSLAQKNLEVNYQELKEEYSRLVDAKTQLEERTSKEVVQFQAQIAHLQSQAGEREGENVRRSAQAAEKASELMEKLQETLHEKESLAVKLSQVAQQLVDAKNETARSEEVTKTREDQIGSLRGEVQSLQALLKAAEAETDGVRPTQERAVEGRASQQKPAGSNRRKRRQRLKQERRASGSGGGAEPSEATRQKEEEAEEEEEEEEDESRATSAAESQMQTERQLGGHEADGPIKQDDCKLETEAQRISLTYIHAAQIELLQESSGYQKNSGHQDLDAIQILKAEALEKQRDLEESHRMEMESLQDRYSRSNAETEERCAAELDALRRQLEVLKEERSADSGLQSNPDHSEEHQEDLKDLSDEQLCQWVSGSSLGLSAKLQALRRALYNEYVQEVDALKEQHRAELSGLRQQLEKEGQRRDDIGLETAGVAGRKELLGEQRLEEEVAKAIVHMSVEYAHQTELARINKLAGQTSVAMQTPSDGEQDAQENAPDTPNSYLNEERSSMEKEPRDRNGQIQPLQVLEEKVEDEDGTDENIHKDSERTVLRRANERLSRVLTDILKTTAAAEETMGLHMQSLQPDTSASTGLETSAPAAPHVTDLSGKSSPDDDFLLGDDEDHLMGLGARLQTALEKMLMVITDTTNQVEHARITQTELMRESFRHNQEISELLQKQEELQERLAEEARAREQLAIELHRAEGVIDGYTGERAALEEQLRQKEELQLNLEQDLQVTASRLQELEQERLQMQEERELVSRQQDAMRGTAGPRELYLLEETEKLMKEKVEVQRQAEKESADLLKQMKVLEAELEEQVNRVIELEQASKTETGDLQQQIQALEKQLDKNRRFLDEQAVDREHERDVFQNEIQELERQLKNPQKLPGGSEQRSQQVEQLNSQLKEKADRCSELLLGSEQLRREQSERDQEIDKLESRVRELEQALLVSAESLEKDEENRRHASITEAKQSNLEAQLHTEREALERKEKEICHLEEQLEQFREELENKNEEVQQLHMQLEIQRKEICSQQQFLETRESMLQVMEEKDRAIALLNEQNSKLQHLEKASGNKGIDRRDALINDLESQVECFKSEQERLKRNNEEELEQLNSVIEKLQQELVNMERKEDVEAHAGEQYDEMKQRMDTVTGEFSALKLEHAELLEIHQRSKESGENSEELSESLRQRTASLLVAQAQVKALEKSAASNVDELQVRIRELENQNDTQVREKVASEVVNQITLEALQKQISKDHSHDKVRQLNQKLGELETSLGGIERNDKHRKQLLSRSREELADYERRLVALVDLMRLVVGTHPTMTEDLKQASVAHQALLSDLQQAKEDSLAAKKQLDHHEEECHHLREQLKDKTGTVDRLKEQLEKASSEGAKETQALREELAKTQKEAMVAKEDLSSCKENLEKLQDLLEERELTIAGLKEDLLHVKAEENNAERTRLLQDLQEVQSNADASKDQVDSYKSQNERLNDDIKKQELSISELQDELRELQKNLEVTREEVSSYKSHNEKLQEDIQHREVSISKLKEELQEVRENHHTSTKEVNSYKSHIVKLQEDVRVSENSTSRLEEKLKEVQGNMDTTKEELDCYKSRNEKLNEEIQQQKVTISKIQEELLKNLDSTNEQVSSYKSHNEKLIEEIQQQKVIISQLEENIQKNVESTDEQLSSYKSHNEKLKMDVQVCEESILKLKGELQVGQKDFDSTKEELDNYKSFNEKLQDDVEAREISISKLKEDLQEVNKMVDSTQELKSYKSQNEKLQEDLQVHELSITKLKQELQESQKTMESTKEELESYKSHNEKIQEEIQSREATILNLKVELQELQKNVDSTLQLRSAKSNNEEQGLDEGGVFKLKKELQELKKFADTTKEELRNSKSHNEKLKVELREARAAATKATRSSSSASPSPVASPQPFSSSSQTKRKASGKLPLPKVSKEKATPLSRKAITPSASPEPGASDATTQTAADEDLIDVVGEFREKVVQMRELHAAEILDMEARHISESDALRRDVQHLEEECKTLKVVIDKLRISEVPSSRQDRPQSLFKDGYTSDSSSDYSQRTGCDHPGGLQQEFRATPEGAGRDADDSALPDRIKSLLREVHQEGMQVLSLSDLPVLDGDPGGTSNVWLKQRDALFSTVESLKGLIAHMQTKQMSGDSADWRAELLEAVRQVFVKERGVLKSTLYGQLDMVDTSDAVIHLNQLELKIAEQDAQHKEAMSSLHDADRSSLMAEIYHLRVQLDHLHQGARPTAREQRGGGDADGAGRNDRLLLEELKGELSQTKLELETMLMSQHKHLKELDTLRAEVSQKASEVDVLNEQLLEESRKGRELQWTVEKERCRAGRSEENAQEQLEDLNLALEEQKNQAEQLTAALEQERQESARLCQQAEKEKLGLQRRLQELRVQLETEQSKSQEMRAALDTAKELRLGGGSASQQEDILEELHNELDDKQAQVLDLLGEIEAAKLEVLRKDQELNQVNLESKQSHEALLDVQARLERVESRLSETRNQLATEESRRRKLQEEKKLEESSARDSGGGGWGTPRAHHQHHHGPWRTADAVLGKLHLLASKIRGVACDGAAQITEDELSLLRSSVDDVISMLQQSPGLPSINESAILLAGGSSSGSSLTERLLRQNAELTGFVGRLTEEKNDLRNQTLSLEEQLRCCRHAGDTSGGRKEASGPDLTDMAMLTREKETWSQEKVRLEKALDQALAQVARLKGEMRSEMLREITGPEADNALLKKMYGRYLRSESFRKALIYQKKYLLLLLGGFQECEEATLALLSRMGGRPLDGPRGQRGRGLTRFRSAVRVSIALSRMRFLVKRWHKTTGTSNICCISQKSDTTRIIGTDERDHLHPGVDVFRERGGSSSRGRSGRESPRSPGSAAQHRFHAAGDQGMLTCSHLQSYDPDRALTDYISRLEALQRRLGSVTPGASSSLAPLHFSLRR